ttcagtttgaactatcaattaaatttaagctttttagagTTATTTCTTTGGTTGCTTATTAATTTGAGGCAATTAGGGTATTTCTCTtccatatttgttattttctctcttcctgaatttccttttcaatcttcaattcttaatTTCTTCTATTATCATACGCTATCAGAACAATTTTAGTTCTGCTCAGCGTCAacttttaatacctaaaaacCTATACCAAACCAAAAGTtagtatgtttggtaaaaaatttcaaaagtacttatttgacttttttactctaaaaatgacaaaaactcatttttgaaaaaaaaaaaaaaaacttaaaaatgaagcttttaacaaaaaatactttttgacttaaaaactttatttatcaaacacaatctcaaacatgatTTAATATAATACAATCCAATGCAGAAGCTATTCAATCTTCTAGAACTCATAGTAAACCAACTCACAATAATCGATGAAGAATTAAGAAAACACCATAACCGAGATAAGAAGAATGGGTCTGCTTTAGGCAGCCCCAAGAAGGGGAAGAAGAGAAATAAGAGTGGAGTCAAACCGCACACAAGAGAACATAAATTTTATAACTTCAAATTCTGAATATTTCATTGAGTGTATATCGACTAAGATACACTCATAATTTGACAATGAAAaggtaaaacaaaacaaattctaattggaaaaggaaaacccaATCCCTAatgggaaaaggaaaaacccaatccttattggaaaagaaactaaaaaaaaaaaacacatgcataAATGAAACACCAACATAAGTGTCAGTGCTGGATCAGCTACGCGTTTCCTTATCAATCAATTTATTCTATTTCCTTGGCATCACAACCCACCATGCATAATTGGCCCGTCATCAATGCCTATGAAGGCACAGGATCAACGAGCAAGGAAGTAACAAAATCTTTGAGCACAATTTCAGCATACGTGTACCCATCTTCATCCTTATAGATAACATCAATCACACGTGTAAAGTTGAGAATTCGCATCCCAGCAAGCATGGGGACAGTGGTTGGATAGAGGCATTCTTCATTTATATCCTTCCAGGCACCTGTAATTTCTTTTCGGAATTCATCGACTGCTTCTTCTTCTGTAGCACCATGTTGTACCGTGTAACATTCAATAGCCGAGGCACAGTGCCCTCTCTTTTGCTCAAACTACAAATAATAAATCTTTATGTCATAAGAGTATCACATGTTTGGGACATTAAAGTACTTGAATTGATGAGTTTAAGCTTACAATTATTATTACACATAAATAACATAATACCTTATGTGACACAATGTCGTCCATGAGTCTACAAACAACTTCTGAAGCTCTTATCATTTTAGGGTTCTTGAACAACCACTCGAAGGCATCTTGTGTAACAACGTCTCCCATCCCAACCAAGGACGTGGTTGCTAACATGTTGTATCCAGTGGTAACTAGTGCAGTGCGCATATACTCATCCATTGTTGGTATGTGTTTCTTGTGGAACCATTTGGCTTCTTGGAAGTAGGCTCTAACTTGATTCTTCATCTGAGACAAGCAAGCAAGtacaattaaattaatattataacacgtACATTAAACGTTTTCGTgctttctaatttcttttttttttttttttgggtgacaAAGTTTGCTAAGGTTGTGAAATATCTTGTAAATTTGTATGTGTGGTGCTTACTGCTTCTCTTGCATATCTAGCACGGTATGACCTTCCTTCACCTATTTTTTGATCCATTTCACTGTAAACATCTAGGAGTGCCCGGTAACACACTTTCATGTACTCCGGAAGTTGATCTATAGCACCAATATCCCACCTGTAAAGTGGGTAGATTCTATGAATGGAATTTtccaattaatataacaatggGAAGAATAAAGCAATGGTAGTGACATGTGAATTTCGctcaaaaatagctaaaatgaGAAAGTGTGTCAATTTCGACCTCTCGATTGCTTGAGTAAAAAGCTCAAGTTCTTCAAGTGTTCCATACACATCATAAATGTCATCAATAATAGAGGTCATGGCTATCACTTTGGTTAGCATCCTTCTAGCAAGAAGATATTCAGGCTCGAAGTACACTCCCAATATCCAGAAGTAACACTCAACCACTCTGTCTCTTGTAAAGGgtagctcccttgaaaagttgCAGTCTTTCCACCACctataaacataatttagcaTAATCATATAGTCAGCTTAGAGTTATATATGTACAAACTACTCACACTTAACATAGTTGAAGAATAACTAACCTTGCAATTTCAGAAAGTTCTTTCTGGTGCAATTTTTGTAACTGGTTGAAATCCAACTTTGCAAACGTAAGAAGGACTTCATTATGTGAAGCGTCTTGTGGGTAGATAGAAAAGTAATACCTTGCCTCCAACCTCGGTAGTCCTTTGTGGATAGGCTGCTTTAAGGCATGGCTTACTTGTGATGCAAGAAGAGGGCTTAAATGGGTTGCTACCGACTCAAGATGTGTGGCAGTGAAGACAAGTGCTTCATCAAGTATTTCTTCCCCATGTACCCGCAGATGTGTGGCTTCATACAAGCTCAACATTCCTTGCACATCATTGATAAGTGATTTCTTAAAATTCCCTTTGCTGTCCTTGAACTTGGTGAACGTATCTGCTTCACGATTCAATCACATAAAATGAGTCAGCCACCCCTTGTTGAGCTTTATGTAATTTGTTGTGGATTAATTAAGGCAAGACccaatttgtttttgtctttgagTTTGcttcttaagaaattttttattcatgggaaaaaaaatttgttacatTAGAGCTTgccaagctatatatattttatggtcaaattcTCAAATGGGTTGGTGAAAGTAAGTCAGTGAAAGATAAGTAATTATGAGACCTGGGCTGTAGTTCAAGCACTCtttatatatgttgtatatatagGAGTACGCTGTGTACATGTGAGTGTTTACCATgcaaaaagtgaagaaaaatgcAACTGTCAATAAGGAATAAGGGACCTTAGGTTTATAGAAAGGCAATAGAGACTATGTTTCCATAAGGGACCACTCTATAAAAAAACAACAGTAGCACATGCATGGGATGTTCTCCTTGGATATTCAAGTATGTACGATGTTAATTAAATGCGAAACCGATTGTTTGTGCATATTAAGTTTTCccaaatagaaataaaagaacaCTTGTgtttaaaaccaataaaaagaaacaagcaCTTGCGaagtacaaaaaagaaaaagtaccaGGCGAACTATAATAACCATGTTGTCTAAGTAACCGAAACCGAAGAGCAACAGTGTAAaggtcgtcatcatcatcatcatgttcATGGTCATGAGAGTCATGAAGAGTTTGCAAAATTTGTTgaatctcattttcaaaatggTAAGACACGCCTAAGCGATGAATTGCATCAATGAACTTGAGTTTTTCTGATGACTTTTCTCCTGGAGCCATTAGCATTTTCCTCacttctttcttcaattccTGAAGTTGTAGCTGTATTTTCTCATTATCAGTTTCCTGTGCGAGCagattgaagaaaacaaattattatattaaataggaaaaattaATCTAAAGCTTAGTTGTGCATGCACATGTAATTAAACATGTTGGCATGCAGACCCACACACTGAGATGCATATATTTTTACCGAGAGCTCAGAAGGATANNNNNNNNNNNNNNNNNNNNNNNNNNNNNNNNNNNNNNNNNNNNNNNNNNNNNNNNNNNNNNNNNNNNNNNNNNNNNNNNNNNNNNNNNNNNNNNNNNNNTTTTGATTTTTGCGGTAGTTTGGTGTGAGGGTTGAGATTCTCTAAGCGCAAACCACCCCTTAATGAGACTAACATGTACgaagaaaacaaatcaccacaaaaagaaaaaacaaggtttagcgACATGGTTACTTTGGgcatttttggctaaaaaaacaTCCCTATTAATTTTGCAACGCTTGATTAGGGACACTTGGGACACGCCGGTTTTTatggcgactagaatttaagATTGAGAGGTTTTTTTACGAAAAAACGCTTCGAAAATGggacgtttggaacaaagcgcccccttttttaaaagggggcgcTTAGTTGTGAAAAACGCCCCCTTTTTTTAAATGTAgacgcttcctaggcaagcgtcCTCTTTTTTAAATAGGAGCGCTTCCTAAGCAAGCgccgcccccttttttaaatgggggcgtTTCATAGGCAAGCGACCCCTTTTAAAAATTGGGGtactactttagtacctttggggggctactttagtactttttgaacatttagAGTGATTTGAGGTGTCTTTTAAGTGATTTAGTACTTTAGTACTTTAGTACTTTTGGAaagacattttctttttctaaactTTGAAGGTGTCTTTTAAGTGATTTGAGGTGCCTAAGTATGAGAGAATGGTTTACGTGCTCATgctatttatagaagaaatgttggaaataatttttgatggtgcacaaaattctttttgaaataaaataagaaaaagttcacatacctACCTCAAACCACCCACAGTGGGTactaggggtggtttcggccaccccctaggctccatgggggtggccaagcctagaccacccccaattttttttttctttttttttttagaaaaaaaatacattattttttaattttaaaaaaataaataaataaatttaaatatgtgccacgtgtcaacatttgattggtccacgtggattTCCGTTTAGTCAACTGACAGAGgattaatttggtctattatcaaaaccacagggacctcctgtgataaaaatcaaaccctaagagaaaaaaaaataaagcaacaaaaccccagggggtatttagtatttaacccttttatcttattgagaaatatacagatgcatttttatctttttgctagctttgaggcggatattgacaatgttttggtagtttggaatggacattgtcaattgagtggtaggtTGAGGGagatatgtggactttacccaataaaataataacaatatgaaattaacaaaaaaataaataaattacaagagatgaaaagtagagtatgaaaATATCACACAATGCTATAAAATGACGTAAGAAGGTTATCATTAAATGTTGATTCTGTAGGAAGTCaagcaaatcaaataaatgCATGAGGACTTTGTAGTCATTTAATGCTATGTTTGTTGGAAGTCACACATTacttgggtattaaggagattgtccatttataaggtgaggggaaacctcaactcttgaggtagcttttgggttgagttaggccccagacccatttctaacatggtatcaaagcctaacccaattaatttgttgtggcccaccgtcacccattgtcacacgtgttggcttggatgtcctcccgccacacatgagggggcgtgttgaaagtcccacattgcctgggtattaagaaGATTGTTCATTTATAAGGTGAAggaaaacctcaactcttgagctagtttttgggttgagttaggcccaaaacccatttctaacaaTGTTGTAGGCCAGGTGGCTGATTTTTGCACTTGGCTTCCATGCCGTATATGAAACTACAGTAGATATACGGTAGTTTGGTTTAAGGGCTTAGATAATAAATACATGTGGACTTTGTAGTCATGTAATGCTATATTGTAGGGTGGCTGATTTTTGGCCCTGGCTTCCATGCTGACTTTTGATTTTTGTGGTAGTTTGGTTTGAGGGTTGAGATTCTCTAAGCGCAAACCACCCCTTAATGAGACTAACATGTACgaagaaaacaaatcaccacaaaaagaaaaaacaaggtttagcgACATGGTTACTTGGGgcatttttggctaaaaaaacaTCCCTATTAATTTCGTAACACTTGATTAGAAGCACTTGGGACACGCCGGTTTTTatggcgactagaatttaagATTGAGAGGTTTTTTTACGAAAAAATGCCTCGAAAAGGGGACGTTTGGAATAAAGCGCCCCCCTTTTTTAAAGGGGGCGCTTAGTTGTGAAAaacgcccccttttttaaatggaggcgcttcctaggcaagcgcccccttttttaaatgggggcgcttcctaggcatgcgcccccttttttaaatgagggcgcttcctaggcaagcgcccccatttaaaaaaggggacgcttcctaggcaagcgacCCCTTTTAAAAATTGGGGTGCTATTTTAGTACCTTTGggagctactttagtaccttttgaacatttagagtctatattgcaaacgactgatagtttgaagggcttttttatatttttttattttccggAGCAAgataacaaataaaactaatagcAATATATCATGCACAAATAACAATCTTTGAAGCCCGTATAAGAACTAATGGCTCGTGATTGCTTTAAGCGAGGCCCGGAAGGTAGCTGGAACAAATCCACCGAAACTCAGCCCATTTTGCATCTTCTATTTTCAggcattgaattttttttttttggtgagttaattaattaattaattgatgtaCAAGATTTTTCTCTGCTGGTAAAAAAAAACACCGGCCCATTTACTGGACgtaattttacaattttcctGGCCTTTTGATTATATACCAAAGAGTATGATAGAAATCTGTTCTAAAATACGACAATATAACTCTAAGCGTATCAAATGCTTTGCCATTACAACCCACCATGCAAGGGTCCATCATCCATGCTTATATATAAAGGCACAGGATCAACAAGCAAGGAAGTAACAAAAGCTTTGAGGCACAGTTCCAGCTTGTGTGTACCCATCTTCATCCTTATAGACGACATCAATCACACGGGTAACGGGCATGGGACAGTGGTTGGATAGAGAATTagttaatttgattaattaaatcTAATAACAATCAATCGTGATAAACGAACTCACATTAATGAAAAGGACTTTTACTTTATCATATATTTTACCATATGCAATggtgattattttcttttgcttcttagTTCTTATGGTGCATGTTCAGGCTCGCATGAGTCAAATCTTAAATCTGGATATTGTTGACATTTATTGGATTTGTTTGATCATATAGAGACCAATTATGATACTCAAGTTCTAAAAGTCTGTATGCGCCAAAAACTAACAGGAAAGTGGACTCCAGAGGCATTTAATGATACAAAAATCTCACTAAACAAGTAATGACGTTTGAGTAATGCTGTTTACTAGTAATGGTGTTTGAGTAAACGGCATTAACCTTCCGAACATAAATTAATTTCCTGACATGCAAACGAcattaatttatgccatttaaACAGTAAACGACACTAAATACATTAATGTCGTTTACTGTTCAAGGTTTCAAGCAACATCAATTTTAATGTCGTTTGAATAGTAAACAGAAATAAATTTTATGACATTAACCCTTCAAAtgtcattaaattattttatatatttaaaaattattattattaattcattgTTTTtatggtaaatatattataagtctttaAGTCAACGCGTCAAAACTGTAAAatgcctaaaatttttttacgaATTTTTATTCCCTTGGTCAAttaaaactgaaataaaatctctaccgttagattttttttttaaaggggtAAATAGATGTCAGTCTCATTAAAATGTTACGtcaacatattaattttttattaattaaatttaacaattaaatctaaaaaaaaaaaattgaaggtggcCAGCGGTGGGCTGCCACcatggccaccccatgggctggCTAGGCCTTTTGCTTGATGCTAAGCCCCTAGACAATCTTTTTCCTAACTGAGACGTTCGACGATGAAGGAGGCCGCACCTCCGGGCTTGGCCTCGCCGGCTCTTCTCCGACTCCACCATTTCCAGAAACACAGTTATCGTGAGATCTTTTCGAGAGAAACACAcacgaaaatgattttcaaaaacaaacaaatctccgaaaacaaaaacacttcGCCTATTTCAATTACCCGAGCGAGCCTTTCTTGGAACCGGGAAGCTGATCATCTTGTCGGCGACCCTCCACTGCCTTGAGCCTCTCGCTGGCGGGAAGTTCCGGCGGTGGTACCtagaattcttcttcttcttcttcccccgCACTCTCTTTCGTGCTTTCCTCTCCTCCTTCCCTGTTAGGCGGCTTAGGCCCTCTCCTCTTTGATTTTCACccctttgatcttcttcttcttcccccaCACATCGAAGgcggccaaggggtggctccttctttattttttattttttatttttgttttagttttttaatattttgatttttttttaattattgattttttaataatttaaaaaaaattaaatatatttattttaaaaaaaaaattaatggatatgtttgtcttattgaaaattttataggtgTAATTGTGTAATTTTACTAGCATTGGGAGGtgtattgtcattgttttggtagtttgaggagtaaattgttgcaattgatagttttggaGGAAATTATCATTAAGGTGTATATTGTCATTgctttggtagtttggagagtaAATTGTTGCAAATGATAGTTTGCGAGGAAATTATCATTaaggtggtagtttaaggaagTTAAGATGACTTTacccttgtttttattttactaagggtagtatAGTCATTGGGGGTGGATATTAACaatgtttttgtagtttgaaggggacattgtcacaattaaaagtttggagaaacattatcaattggatggtagtttgagagaggtATGTAAATTTTCTCTATCTATTAATTTACAGCATCTAATACAACTTTGACATTTCAGCTCATTTTACCAAATAGAATAAACACAAAACACTGGATCATCCCACCCAAAACCAGACTCAATACCACAAACCAGAATGttcaatcaaccaaaactaGATCTTCCCTTTCTTGCAATACACAAAATACCAATCTCTCTCTGCCGACAATAGCGTCACTAAAGCCACAAAATCCAAGAACCCCATTAGAATAGCAAGCGTTGTAGTTAGGGGTGTTTGCGAGCGAAGCCGCTCGCTCACTTGGGATTGGCTTGTATAAGCTCAGCTCATGCtcgactcaattattaaatgaggcgctttgtgaacacaaatcctggttCGAATATTAAAAGAAGCAAGCTCGACTCGGCTTGGTATAAGGCTCgactcatatattttttattaagtaacaaataagaatatatagccaatattactcaataataacaaatatactacatgacttatatatataaattttttaacaaaaatttagtGAGCGAGAGCGAGAGAGTGGGAAATAAGAGTTTGGGTGAAAAATGAGAGTTGAGGCAGAAGATGCGATGTGAAtggtgagggagattgagagagagacgttgaaaaaa
This genomic interval from Corylus avellana chromosome ca3, CavTom2PMs-1.0 contains the following:
- the LOC132174528 gene encoding (-)-germacrene D synthase-like, whose product is MPKLSETDNEKIQLQLQELKKEVRKMLMAPGEKSSEKLKFIDAIHRLGVSYHFENEIQQILQTLHDSHDHEHDDDDDDLYTVALRFRLLRQHGYYSSPDTFTKFKDSKGNFKKSLINDVQGMLSLYEATHLRVHGEEILDEALVFTATHLESVATHLSPLLASQVSHALKQPIHKGLPRLEARYYFSIYPQDASHNEVLLTFAKLDFNQLQKLHQKELSEIARWWKDCNFSRELPFTRDRVVECYFWILGVYFEPEYLLARRMLTKVIAMTSIIDDIYDVYGTLEELELFTQAIERWDIGAIDQLPEYMKVCYRALLDVYSEMDQKIGEGRSYRARYAREAMKNQVRAYFQEAKWFHKKHIPTMDEYMRTALVTTGYNMLATTSLVGMGDVVTQDAFEWLFKNPKMIRASEVVCRLMDDIVSHKFEQKRGHCASAIECYTVQHGATEEEAVDEFRKEITGAWKDINEECLYPTTVPMLAGMRILNFTRVIDVIYKDEDGYTYAEIVLKDFVTSLLVDPVPS